One genomic region from Pseudomonas hormoni encodes:
- a CDS encoding helix-turn-helix domain-containing protein, producing the protein MPALETLQVFQALNRSPNARLEHSAELGDGMAAALWSNHHDAQDYEAPSHHTLSCYIAGGTGTFRRDQPGTKGGPDKLCILPADHQSGWVINGDIRLAHLYFSPEQFALGCVTLLDREPRELQLREGTFLDDPQQAGRFRQMLTLNWDEPGERLLTSSLAHEMLSHVLLSQVGMRGGLRLKGGLAAHQRRQLVEFIDSQLAEAISLGQLAGLCALSEYHFARMFRESFGLPPHQYVLARRLSRARELLRGTSQPLGEIALACGFASASHFTNRFRQALGGTPGEYRQAFLR; encoded by the coding sequence ATGCCCGCACTGGAAACCCTGCAAGTCTTTCAAGCCCTCAACCGCTCGCCCAATGCTCGCCTCGAGCACAGCGCCGAGCTCGGTGACGGTATGGCTGCAGCCTTGTGGAGCAACCATCACGACGCCCAGGACTACGAAGCGCCGAGCCATCACACCTTGTCCTGTTACATCGCGGGTGGCACCGGCACCTTTCGCCGCGACCAGCCTGGCACCAAGGGCGGCCCGGACAAGCTGTGCATCCTGCCCGCCGACCATCAGTCAGGCTGGGTGATCAACGGCGACATTCGCCTGGCCCATCTGTATTTCAGCCCCGAACAGTTCGCCCTCGGCTGCGTCACGCTGCTGGACCGCGAACCTCGCGAACTGCAATTGCGCGAAGGGACCTTTCTCGACGACCCGCAGCAAGCCGGACGCTTTCGGCAGATGCTCACGCTCAACTGGGATGAACCCGGCGAACGCCTGCTCACCAGCAGCCTGGCCCATGAAATGCTCAGCCACGTATTGCTCAGCCAGGTCGGAATGCGCGGGGGGTTGCGGCTCAAGGGCGGATTGGCGGCGCACCAGCGACGGCAATTGGTCGAGTTCATCGACAGTCAGTTGGCCGAAGCCATCAGCCTGGGGCAGTTGGCGGGTTTGTGTGCACTGTCGGAGTATCACTTTGCGCGGATGTTCCGAGAGAGCTTTGGTTTGCCGCCGCATCAATATGTGTTGGCGCGGCGGCTGAGCCGGGCGCGGGAATTACTGCGCGGGACTTCGCAGCCGTTGGGGGAGATTGCGTTGGCGTGCGGGTTTGCCAGTGCGAGCCACTTTACCAACCGGTTCAGGCAGGCGTTGGGTGGGACGCCCGGCGAGTATCGGCAGGCGTTTTTGCGCTGA
- a CDS encoding DMT family transporter produces MNLSLYLLTVLIWGTTWIALKWQLGVVAIPVSIVYRFGLAALVLFVLLLLSRKLQVMNRRGHLICLAQGLCLFCINFMCFLTASQWIPSGLVAVVFSTATLWNALNARVFFGQKIARNVLMGGALGLLGLGLLFWPELAGHTASPETLLGLGLALLGTLCFSAGNMLSSLQQKAGLKPLTTNAWGMAYGAAMLSVWCLVKGIPFDMEWNARYIGSLLYLVIPGSVIGFTAYLTLVGRMGPERAAYCTVLFPVVALNVSAFVEGYQWTAPALAGLVLVMLGNVLVFRKPKAPMVPGHGKLA; encoded by the coding sequence ATGAACCTTTCGCTGTACTTGCTGACCGTGCTGATCTGGGGCACCACCTGGATTGCCCTGAAATGGCAATTGGGCGTGGTGGCCATTCCGGTGTCGATCGTTTATCGCTTCGGCCTCGCCGCGCTGGTGCTGTTCGTGCTGCTGTTGCTCAGCCGCAAGCTGCAAGTGATGAACCGTCGCGGGCACCTGATCTGCCTGGCGCAGGGGCTGTGCCTGTTTTGCATCAATTTCATGTGCTTCCTGACCGCCAGCCAGTGGATACCCAGCGGCCTGGTGGCCGTGGTGTTTTCCACCGCCACGCTGTGGAATGCCCTGAATGCGCGGGTGTTCTTCGGTCAGAAGATCGCCCGCAACGTGCTGATGGGCGGTGCACTCGGCTTGCTGGGGCTGGGCCTGTTGTTCTGGCCGGAACTGGCCGGCCACACCGCCAGCCCGGAAACCTTGCTCGGCCTGGGCCTGGCGTTGCTCGGAACACTGTGTTTCTCGGCGGGCAACATGTTGTCGAGCCTGCAGCAGAAGGCCGGTCTCAAGCCGCTGACCACCAACGCCTGGGGCATGGCCTACGGCGCGGCGATGCTGTCGGTGTGGTGCCTGGTCAAAGGCATTCCCTTCGATATGGAATGGAATGCGCGTTACATCGGCTCGCTGCTTTACCTGGTCATTCCGGGTTCGGTGATCGGTTTTACCGCCTACCTGACGCTGGTCGGGCGAATGGGGCCCGAGCGTGCAGCTTATTGCACGGTGTTGTTCCCGGTGGTGGCGCTCAATGTGTCGGCGTTTGTCGAAGGCTACCAATGGACCGCACCGGCGCTGGCCGGTCTGGTGTTGGTGATGCTGGGCAATGTGCTGGTGTTCCGTAAACCCAAGGCGCCGATGGTGCCAGGGCACGGCAAGCTGGCTTAA
- a CDS encoding 2-hydroxyacid dehydrogenase, which yields MKKTVLAFSRITPEMIERLKQDFDVIVPNPKNGDINAQFNEALPHAHGLIGVGRKLGRAQLENASKLEVVSSVSVGYDNYDVAYFNERGIMLTNTPDVLTESTADLAFALLMSSARRVAELDAWTKAGQWQATVGAPLFGTDVYGKTLGIVGMGNIGAAIARRGRLGFNMPIIYSGNSRKTALEQELGAQFRSLDELLAEADFVCLVVPLSEKTKHLISRRELALMKPSAILINIARGPVVDEPALIEALQNNQIRGAGLDVYEKEPLAESPLYQLKNAVTLPHIGSATHETREAMANRALANLRSALLGERPQDLVNPHVWKG from the coding sequence ATGAAAAAGACCGTCCTCGCCTTCAGCCGCATCACGCCTGAAATGATCGAACGCCTCAAGCAGGACTTCGACGTCATCGTGCCCAACCCGAAAAACGGCGACATCAACGCTCAATTCAACGAAGCCCTGCCCCACGCCCATGGCCTGATCGGCGTGGGTCGCAAGCTCGGCCGGGCGCAACTGGAGAACGCGAGCAAACTGGAAGTGGTGTCCAGCGTGTCGGTCGGCTACGACAACTACGACGTCGCCTATTTCAACGAACGCGGGATCATGCTGACCAACACGCCTGATGTCCTCACCGAAAGCACCGCGGACCTGGCCTTCGCCCTGCTGATGAGCAGCGCCCGTCGCGTTGCCGAGCTGGACGCCTGGACCAAGGCTGGCCAATGGCAAGCGACCGTCGGCGCGCCGCTGTTCGGCACCGATGTCTATGGCAAAACCCTGGGCATCGTCGGCATGGGCAACATCGGCGCGGCCATCGCCCGTCGCGGTCGGCTTGGCTTCAACATGCCGATTATCTACAGCGGCAACAGCCGTAAAACCGCGCTGGAACAAGAACTCGGCGCGCAGTTCCGCAGCCTGGATGAGCTGTTGGCCGAGGCCGATTTTGTCTGCCTGGTGGTGCCGCTCAGTGAAAAGACCAAACACCTGATCAGCCGCCGCGAACTGGCGTTGATGAAGCCCAGTGCGATCCTGATCAACATCGCCCGTGGCCCGGTGGTGGACGAACCGGCACTGATCGAAGCGCTGCAAAACAATCAGATCCGTGGCGCCGGGCTGGATGTCTACGAGAAAGAACCGCTGGCCGAATCGCCGCTGTATCAACTGAAAAACGCAGTGACCTTGCCGCATATCGGCTCGGCGACCCACGAAACCCGCGAGGCCATGGCCAACCGCGCACTGGCCAATCTGCGCAGTGCACTTCTGGGCGAGCGGCCGCAGGATCTGGTCAATCCACACGTCTGGAAAGGCTGA
- a CDS encoding LysR family transcriptional regulator — protein MDTLQNMRAFSYVAEAGSFTAAAVQLDTTTANVSRAVSNLEAHLQTRLLNRTTRRIALTEAGKRYLLRCEQILAYVEEAEAEASDAHARPAGQLKVHTMTGIGQHFVIDAIARYRKTHPDVTFDLTMANRVPDLLDEGYDVSIVLASELPDSGFVSQRLGITYSIVCASPAYVKANGCAQKPSDLLNHACLRLVSPVIPLEKWTFDGPEGQEMVTIHSSPFLVNSADAMKTAITSGMGVGVLPVYAAIEGLRNGSLVRVMPNYRSQELNLYAIYPSRQYLDAKIKTWVEYLRGSLPDILAAHQAELAAYELSGSLAGARLAN, from the coding sequence ATGGACACTTTGCAAAACATGCGCGCCTTCAGTTATGTGGCCGAGGCCGGTAGCTTCACCGCCGCCGCCGTGCAACTCGACACCACCACGGCCAACGTCTCGCGCGCGGTCTCCAACCTGGAAGCCCACCTGCAAACCCGCCTGCTCAACCGCACCACTCGTCGCATCGCCCTGACCGAGGCCGGCAAGCGCTACCTGTTGCGTTGCGAGCAGATCCTGGCCTATGTCGAAGAAGCCGAGGCCGAGGCCAGTGACGCCCACGCGCGCCCTGCCGGGCAGCTCAAGGTGCACACCATGACCGGCATCGGTCAGCACTTCGTGATCGACGCCATCGCCCGCTATCGCAAGACTCACCCCGATGTGACCTTCGACCTGACCATGGCCAACCGCGTGCCGGACCTGCTCGACGAGGGCTACGACGTGTCGATCGTCCTCGCCAGCGAACTGCCGGATTCGGGTTTTGTGTCCCAGCGGCTGGGCATCACCTACAGCATCGTCTGCGCCTCGCCGGCGTATGTGAAAGCCAACGGCTGTGCGCAGAAGCCCAGCGACTTGCTCAACCATGCGTGCCTGCGCCTGGTGAGCCCGGTGATTCCACTGGAGAAGTGGACCTTCGACGGGCCTGAAGGTCAGGAAATGGTCACCATTCATAGCTCGCCGTTCCTGGTGAACTCGGCGGACGCGATGAAGACCGCGATCACCAGCGGCATGGGCGTCGGCGTGTTGCCGGTGTATGCGGCGATTGAAGGGTTGCGTAACGGCTCGCTGGTGCGGGTGATGCCGAACTACCGGTCGCAGGAACTGAACCTGTACGCGATCTACCCCTCGCGGCAGTACCTGGATGCGAAGATCAAGACCTGGGTCGAGTATTTGCGCGGGTCGTTGCCGGATATTCTGGCGGCGCATCAGGCGGAACTGGCAGCGTATGAGTTGAGCGGGAGTCTGGCTGGGGCAAGGTTGGCGAACTGA
- a CDS encoding efflux transporter outer membrane subunit: protein MPRRISRALQTLSVLALTLAISGCIGTGGIAPQGKALEANSLATDEAIQSAAQDAHWPTAQWWQAYGDPQLNRWIDLALQGSPTMAMAAARVRQAKSMAGIAESAESLQINGESTLKRHNWPTDQFYGPGELANTTTWDNNAALGFSYALDLWGRESNATERAVDMAHMSVAEARLAQLELQNNIVRAYIELSLHYAQRDIVAATLKQQQQILDLAQKRLNGGIGTHFEVSQAETPLPETHRQLDALDEEIALSRNQLAALAGKGPGDGAQLQRPTLALGTALKLPSSLPAQLLGQRPDVVASRWQVAAQARGIDVAHAGFYPNVDLVGSLGYMATGGGALEFLTGKKLNYSVGPAISLPIFDGGRLRAELGEASAGYDIAVAKYNQTLVNALKNISDQLIRRESMDKQQTFAAESVATAQKTYDIAMIAYQRGLTDYLNVLNAQTLLFKQQQVQQQVQAARLSAHAELVTALGGGLGAGDDVPKDSQTAAPKTPALLKSLSN from the coding sequence GTGCCGCGTCGCATCAGCAGAGCGCTTCAGACGCTCAGTGTTTTGGCTTTAACCCTGGCAATCAGCGGCTGCATCGGAACCGGAGGTATTGCCCCGCAGGGCAAGGCACTGGAGGCCAATTCCCTGGCCACCGACGAAGCCATTCAGAGCGCCGCGCAGGATGCTCACTGGCCCACCGCGCAATGGTGGCAAGCCTACGGCGACCCGCAACTGAACCGCTGGATCGACCTTGCGCTGCAAGGCAGCCCGACCATGGCCATGGCGGCGGCGCGAGTGCGTCAAGCCAAATCCATGGCCGGCATCGCCGAATCTGCCGAGTCGCTGCAGATCAATGGCGAATCCACCCTCAAGCGCCACAACTGGCCCACCGATCAGTTCTACGGGCCGGGCGAGTTGGCCAACACGACGACCTGGGACAACAACGCTGCGCTGGGCTTCAGCTACGCCCTCGACCTTTGGGGCCGCGAAAGCAATGCCACCGAGCGTGCCGTGGACATGGCGCACATGAGCGTCGCCGAAGCGCGCCTGGCCCAGCTCGAATTGCAGAACAATATCGTGCGCGCCTACATCGAACTCTCGCTGCATTACGCGCAACGGGACATCGTCGCTGCGACCCTGAAGCAGCAACAGCAAATACTCGACCTCGCGCAAAAGCGCCTCAACGGTGGCATCGGCACGCACTTCGAAGTCAGCCAGGCCGAAACGCCGCTGCCGGAAACCCACCGCCAGCTCGATGCCCTTGATGAAGAAATAGCCCTCAGCCGCAACCAGCTCGCAGCCCTGGCAGGCAAGGGGCCGGGCGACGGCGCGCAGTTGCAGCGGCCGACGCTGGCGTTGGGCACGGCGCTGAAATTGCCGTCGTCGCTGCCTGCGCAATTGCTCGGCCAACGCCCGGACGTGGTCGCCAGTCGCTGGCAAGTCGCGGCCCAGGCGCGGGGCATTGATGTGGCTCATGCCGGTTTCTACCCCAACGTCGATCTGGTCGGCAGCCTCGGCTACATGGCCACCGGCGGCGGTGCGCTGGAGTTTTTGACCGGCAAGAAACTGAATTACAGCGTCGGCCCGGCGATCTCGCTGCCGATTTTCGACGGCGGCCGTCTGCGTGCCGAGCTGGGTGAAGCCTCCGCCGGTTATGACATTGCCGTGGCGAAGTACAACCAGACGCTGGTCAATGCGCTGAAGAACATCTCCGACCAGTTGATCCGCCGCGAGTCCATGGACAAGCAGCAAACCTTCGCCGCCGAGTCGGTCGCCACTGCGCAGAAAACCTACGACATCGCGATGATTGCCTATCAACGCGGGCTCACCGATTACCTCAACGTGCTCAACGCCCAGACGCTGTTGTTCAAGCAGCAGCAAGTCCAGCAGCAGGTTCAGGCCGCGCGGCTCAGTGCTCATGCCGAACTGGTGACGGCGCTCGGTGGTGGACTCGGTGCGGGCGACGATGTGCCGAAAGACAGCCAGACCGCTGCACCGAAAACCCCGGCCCTGCTAAAGAGCCTCTCGAATTGA
- a CDS encoding FUSC family protein: protein MTPLPAPLRWLYSLEWRRGFFDWARSDGVTWVYIFKVLFAAFLTLWLAMRLELPQPRTAMITVFIVMQPQSGQVFAKSFYRFLGTLTGSAVMVALIALFAQNTELFLGSLAIWVGICSAGAARYRNFRAYGFVLAGYTAAMVGLPALAHPDGAFMAAVWRVLEISLGILCATVVSAAILPQTASAAMRNALYQRFGVFALFVTDGLRGRSQQDTFEASNVRFIAEAVGLEGLRSVTVFEDPHMRRRNGRLSRLNSEFMGITTRFNALHQLLERLRSSGADHVVAAINPGLQDLAEVLDGFSGRSLTSPDAARLTTALTTYKHNLPARVRSLRATFQESNPSDAELLDFHTAYELLYRFVDDLHSYAQTHASLADHRHEREQWDEPFTPQTNWMASAASGIRAAFILVVLGSYWVATAWPSGATMTLIAAATVGLSAATPNPKRMAFQMACGTFLGALIGFVEMFFIFPWIDGFPLLCVMLAPVIVLGSFLTSRPQYAGVGLGLLIFFSTGSVPDNLTVYNPYTFINDYIAMVLGMLVCAAAGAIILPPNSRWLWRRLEQDLRGQVVYAISGKLKGLASSFESRTRDLLHQAYGLAAGQPRVQRDLLRWMFVVLEIGHAIIELRKEQAILPVHPAYAESQPWRQAIRVMGRSLVRLFLQPSQSNLERGLIAVDHAISRVQATDEPFAPHFDTSALRRVKSYLHFIRTSLLDPQSPLAAYVTSPPQGLEHAS, encoded by the coding sequence ATGACCCCCTTACCCGCACCTCTGCGCTGGCTGTATTCCCTCGAATGGCGCCGGGGTTTCTTTGACTGGGCGCGCAGCGATGGCGTGACCTGGGTCTACATTTTCAAAGTGTTGTTCGCCGCATTCCTGACCCTGTGGCTGGCGATGCGCCTTGAATTGCCGCAGCCGCGCACGGCGATGATCACGGTGTTCATCGTCATGCAGCCGCAAAGCGGTCAGGTGTTCGCCAAGAGTTTCTACCGCTTTCTCGGCACGTTGACCGGGTCGGCCGTGATGGTCGCGCTGATTGCCTTGTTCGCGCAAAACACCGAACTGTTCCTCGGGTCACTGGCGATCTGGGTCGGCATCTGTTCGGCGGGCGCAGCGCGTTATCGCAACTTCCGTGCGTATGGTTTTGTCCTGGCCGGCTATACGGCGGCGATGGTCGGACTACCCGCGTTGGCGCATCCGGACGGCGCCTTCATGGCGGCGGTCTGGCGGGTGCTGGAAATCTCCCTGGGGATTCTCTGCGCCACGGTGGTCAGCGCCGCGATCCTGCCGCAAACCGCCAGCGCGGCAATGCGCAACGCCTTGTATCAACGCTTCGGCGTGTTCGCCTTGTTCGTCACCGATGGTTTGCGCGGTCGTAGCCAACAGGACACGTTCGAAGCGAGCAATGTGCGCTTCATCGCTGAGGCGGTCGGTCTGGAAGGACTGCGCAGCGTCACCGTGTTCGAAGACCCGCACATGCGTCGGCGCAACGGTCGGCTCAGTCGCCTGAACAGCGAATTCATGGGCATTACCACGCGCTTCAACGCCTTGCATCAGTTGCTTGAGCGCTTGCGCAGCAGCGGTGCCGATCACGTGGTCGCGGCCATCAACCCGGGCTTGCAGGACCTGGCCGAAGTGCTCGACGGCTTCAGCGGCCGGTCCCTGACCAGCCCCGACGCTGCACGTCTGACGACCGCGTTGACGACCTACAAGCACAACTTGCCTGCGCGAGTTCGCAGCCTGCGGGCGACCTTTCAGGAGAGCAACCCGAGCGACGCCGAGCTGCTCGATTTCCACACCGCTTACGAACTGCTCTACCGCTTTGTCGACGACCTGCACAGTTATGCACAGACCCACGCGTCCCTGGCCGATCACCGTCATGAACGAGAGCAATGGGACGAGCCGTTCACCCCGCAAACCAACTGGATGGCATCCGCCGCTTCGGGGATTCGCGCGGCGTTCATTCTGGTCGTACTCGGCAGCTATTGGGTCGCCACGGCGTGGCCGAGCGGGGCGACCATGACCCTGATTGCAGCGGCGACTGTCGGGTTGTCCGCCGCGACGCCCAATCCAAAACGCATGGCGTTTCAGATGGCCTGCGGCACGTTCCTCGGCGCGCTGATCGGCTTCGTCGAGATGTTTTTCATCTTCCCGTGGATCGACGGTTTTCCACTGCTGTGCGTGATGCTCGCGCCAGTGATCGTGCTCGGTTCGTTCCTGACCTCGCGCCCACAATACGCCGGCGTCGGCCTCGGTTTGCTGATCTTCTTCAGCACCGGTTCGGTGCCGGACAACCTCACCGTCTACAACCCTTACACCTTCATCAACGACTACATCGCCATGGTGCTCGGCATGCTGGTGTGCGCGGCGGCGGGGGCGATCATCCTGCCGCCCAACAGCCGCTGGTTGTGGCGTCGGTTGGAGCAGGATCTGCGCGGGCAAGTGGTGTACGCGATCAGCGGCAAACTCAAAGGCCTTGCCTCAAGTTTCGAAAGCCGCACGCGTGACTTGCTGCATCAGGCTTACGGTCTCGCGGCCGGCCAGCCGCGGGTGCAACGGGACTTGCTGCGCTGGATGTTCGTAGTGCTGGAAATCGGTCACGCGATCATCGAGCTGCGCAAGGAACAGGCGATTCTGCCGGTGCACCCGGCGTATGCCGAATCGCAGCCGTGGCGCCAGGCGATCCGCGTGATGGGCCGCTCGCTGGTGCGGCTTTTTCTGCAACCGAGCCAGAGCAATCTGGAACGCGGGCTGATCGCGGTGGACCATGCGATCAGCCGCGTGCAAGCCACCGACGAACCTTTCGCCCCGCATTTCGACACCTCCGCATTGCGCCGGGTAAAGAGTTACCTGCACTTCATCCGCACCTCGTTGCTCGACCCGCAATCACCGCTCGCCGCTTACGTGACCAGCCCGCCTCAAGGACTTGAACATGCCTCGTGA
- a CDS encoding DUF1656 domain-containing protein, translating into MPREIAFHGVYMPTMTLMFFIAAALAWALDRFLSGVDLYRFFWHPALLRLSLFTCLFGALALTVYR; encoded by the coding sequence ATGCCTCGTGAAATCGCCTTCCACGGCGTTTACATGCCGACCATGACGCTGATGTTTTTCATCGCCGCGGCACTGGCCTGGGCGCTGGACCGGTTTCTGTCCGGGGTCGACCTGTACCGTTTTTTCTGGCACCCGGCGCTGCTGCGCCTGAGCCTGTTTACCTGTCTGTTCGGCGCCCTGGCGCTGACTGTCTACCGTTGA
- a CDS encoding efflux RND transporter periplasmic adaptor subunit, whose amino-acid sequence MKKLFSLLATLLVLALALWIGRTLWVHYMDTPWTRDGRVRADIINVAADVTGEVVEVPVRDNQLVKKGDLLMQIDPEHYRIAVKQAQAMVASRKSTWEMRKVNAHRRADMDALVISRENRDDASNIADSALADYQHAQAQLEAAELNLKRTEVRAAVDGYVTNLNVHRGDYARIGEAKMAVVDMNSFWVYGFFEETKLPHVRVGDKADMQLMSGEVLKGHVESISRGIYDRDNPESRELIADVNPTFNWVRLAQRVPVRIHIDEVPEGVLLAAGITCTVVVN is encoded by the coding sequence ATGAAAAAGCTTTTCAGCCTGCTCGCGACCTTGCTGGTGCTGGCCCTCGCGCTATGGATCGGCCGGACCCTGTGGGTGCATTACATGGACACGCCATGGACCCGCGACGGCCGGGTGCGCGCCGACATCATCAACGTCGCCGCCGACGTCACCGGTGAAGTGGTGGAGGTGCCGGTGCGCGATAATCAGCTGGTAAAGAAGGGCGATTTGCTGATGCAGATCGATCCCGAACACTACCGCATCGCAGTCAAACAGGCACAGGCAATGGTGGCTTCACGCAAGTCGACCTGGGAGATGCGCAAGGTCAACGCCCACCGTCGCGCCGACATGGATGCCCTTGTGATTTCCAGGGAAAACCGCGACGACGCCAGTAACATCGCGGACTCGGCCCTCGCCGATTACCAGCATGCGCAAGCGCAACTGGAAGCGGCCGAACTGAACCTCAAACGCACCGAAGTGCGGGCGGCGGTGGACGGTTATGTGACCAACCTCAACGTCCATCGTGGCGACTACGCACGCATCGGCGAAGCGAAAATGGCCGTGGTCGACATGAACTCGTTCTGGGTCTATGGCTTCTTTGAGGAAACCAAATTGCCGCACGTGCGAGTGGGCGATAAGGCCGACATGCAACTGATGAGCGGCGAAGTGCTCAAGGGGCATGTGGAAAGCATCTCGCGTGGCATTTATGACCGTGACAATCCGGAAAGTCGTGAGCTGATCGCCGATGTGAACCCGACTTTCAACTGGGTGCGCCTGGCACAGCGCGTGCCGGTGCGGATTCACATTGATGAAGTGCCGGAGGGGGTGCTGTTGGCGGCGGGGATTACTTGTACGGTGGTGGTTAACTGA
- a CDS encoding DUF4440 domain-containing protein: MTDYTQYFDEVIQAHIAIEQWLAEERDASELEHLLSRFSPQFSMVSPLGRVLDFAALNELFMLAGGKKLGFRIELSELRGLALHDGGATVSYREQQTDATGLHSDRRSTVVFEKQADGKVLWRHLHETFCKE; the protein is encoded by the coding sequence ATGACCGATTACACCCAATACTTCGACGAAGTGATCCAGGCCCACATCGCCATCGAACAATGGCTGGCCGAAGAACGGGACGCCAGCGAACTTGAACACCTGCTGTCACGTTTTTCGCCACAGTTTTCCATGGTTTCGCCGTTGGGCCGGGTGCTGGATTTTGCGGCGTTGAACGAGTTGTTCATGCTGGCGGGCGGCAAGAAACTCGGGTTCCGGATTGAGCTGAGCGAGTTGCGTGGCCTCGCGTTACATGACGGCGGTGCAACCGTGAGTTACCGCGAGCAACAAACCGATGCCACCGGCCTGCACTCCGATCGCCGCTCGACCGTGGTGTTCGAGAAACAGGCCGATGGCAAGGTGCTTTGGCGGCATTTGCATGAGACCTTTTGCAAGGAGTGA
- a CDS encoding SDR family oxidoreductase, which yields MPIALITGCSSGIGRALADTFKSAGYEVWASARKAEDVVVLAAAGFTAVQLDVNDGAALEQLSDQINQRHGGLDVLINNAGYGAMGPLLDGGVPAMQRQFETNVFSIVGVTRALFPVLRRGKGIVVNIGSVSGVLVTPFAGAYCASKAAVHALSDALRMELAPFGVRVMEVQPGAIASSFAKNAGAEAEQSISEQSPWFPLREGIRARAKASQDNPTPASEFAVGLLKAVQQNKPPRLVRLGNGSRALPLMAGLLPKGLLESGLMKRFGLSGQL from the coding sequence ATGCCCATTGCGTTGATTACCGGTTGTTCCAGCGGCATTGGCCGCGCCCTCGCCGACACGTTCAAATCGGCTGGTTATGAAGTCTGGGCCAGCGCCCGCAAGGCTGAAGATGTGGTGGTTCTGGCGGCGGCCGGTTTCACCGCCGTGCAACTGGACGTCAATGATGGTGCGGCGCTCGAACAGTTGAGTGACCAGATCAATCAACGACATGGCGGCCTCGATGTACTGATCAACAACGCCGGTTATGGCGCGATGGGGCCGCTGCTGGACGGTGGTGTACCGGCCATGCAACGCCAGTTCGAAACCAACGTATTTTCCATCGTCGGCGTGACGCGCGCGCTGTTTCCGGTGTTGCGCCGGGGCAAAGGAATCGTGGTGAACATCGGCAGTGTGTCCGGCGTGTTGGTCACACCGTTTGCCGGCGCGTATTGCGCGTCGAAAGCAGCAGTGCATGCCTTGAGCGATGCGTTGCGCATGGAACTGGCGCCGTTTGGCGTACGGGTGATGGAGGTGCAGCCGGGGGCAATTGCCTCCAGTTTTGCCAAAAATGCAGGGGCTGAGGCCGAGCAGTCGATCAGCGAGCAGTCGCCGTGGTTTCCACTTCGAGAAGGCATTCGGGCGCGGGCCAAGGCGTCTCAGGACAACCCGACTCCAGCCAGTGAGTTTGCTGTCGGTTTGCTCAAGGCTGTGCAGCAGAACAAGCCACCGCGGCTGGTTCGCTTGGGCAATGGCAGCCGGGCGTTGCCGCTGATGGCGGGGTTGTTGCCCAAGGGGTTGCTGGAGTCGGGGTTGATGAAGCGGTTCGGGTTGAGCGGGCAGCTCTGA
- a CDS encoding multidrug transporter yields MFIGVLLVITWLILLLRYPAKALPVSVAAAIGLGVVATWVIWMDNREVKQLARLELRITYAPEQCPADRPLQLKMNNRNDVPLTELRWRIAAYAPGDTVNLADNQYTAPRYRGPGELQAGANWEDCLPMPPLRPGYRPQTLEFRAERLQGSFSD; encoded by the coding sequence ATGTTCATCGGCGTCCTGCTGGTCATCACCTGGCTGATCCTGTTGCTGCGTTACCCGGCCAAAGCCTTGCCCGTCTCGGTCGCGGCCGCCATTGGATTGGGCGTGGTAGCTACCTGGGTGATCTGGATGGACAACCGCGAGGTCAAGCAACTGGCACGCCTTGAGTTGCGCATCACTTACGCGCCGGAGCAGTGCCCGGCGGATCGCCCCTTGCAGCTGAAAATGAACAATCGCAACGATGTGCCGCTGACCGAGTTGCGTTGGCGCATCGCCGCGTACGCACCGGGCGATACGGTCAATCTGGCCGACAATCAATACACCGCACCACGCTATCGCGGCCCCGGCGAATTGCAGGCCGGGGCGAATTGGGAAGACTGTTTGCCCATGCCGCCACTGCGTCCCGGCTATCGCCCGCAAACCCTGGAGTTTCGCGCCGAGCGTTTACAGGGTAGTTTCTCCGACTGA